One Huiozyma naganishii CBS 8797 chromosome 5, complete genome DNA segment encodes these proteins:
- the IST3 gene encoding U2 snRNP complex subunit IST3 (similar to Saccharomyces cerevisiae IST3 (YIR005W); ancestral locus Anc_7.159) gives MRQARAIQKINQAELDSGIISPELSWHDEYRDQAYIFIGGLNKNLTEGDILTVFSQFGVPVDILLVRDRNSGESKGFAYLKYEDQRSTILAVDNMNGVKIAGRMVQVDHTLFEPKADHTVYKDAVDAELKKDFVKETAASTEPKMHQIKELSSGQDNQVDDDLADPMASFGK, from the coding sequence ATGAGACAGGCAAGGGCGATTCAAAAGATCAACCAGGCGGAACTGGACAGTGGGATCATATCTCCTGAGCTTTCGTGGCACGATGAATACCGAGATCAAGCCTACATCTTCATCGGCGGATTAAACAAGAACCTCACGGAAGGGGACATCTTGacagttttttctcaaTTCGGTGTCCCAGTAGACATTTTGCTGGTAAGGGATAGAAACAGCGGAGAATCCAAAGGCTTTGCCTATTTGAAGTACGAAGATCAGAGGTCAACAATACTAGCTGTGGATAATATGAATGGAGTCAAGATTGCTGGTAGAATGGTCCAAGTTGACCATACACTTTTCGAACCTAAAGCAGACCACACTGTGTATAAAGATGCAGTAGACGCTGAGCTGAAAAAGGATTTCGTGAAGGAAACGGCAGCATCTACAGAGCCCAAGATGCACCAGATTAAAGAGCTAAGTTCTGGTCAGGACAACCAGGTTGATGATGACTTGGCGGATCCGATGGCTTCCTTTGGCAAGTAG
- the YJU2 gene encoding mRNA splicing protein YJU2 (similar to Saccharomyces cerevisiae YJU2 (YKL095W); ancestral locus Anc_2.486), which yields MSERKAINKYYPPDYNPMEAGKKAKKAKGKQRNSVKIRLMTPFSIRCLSCSEYIPEKRKFNADKETLQEKYLESIKMYKFTFRCPRCDSRISFRTDPKSNDYVINEGGERNYVRREDEAAKAKEETIDETLERVAKEYDAKVGGKGGQSIANGTNKVEELESQLDKLQRQQENDEKLEQLMKHNAAKMRRHTEMSTTGNNHDQDIDEAVERAFGGETNIKDDDGSDGVDVVKDENNFAKNKSKDVETSLDLDELVSMKKIKLKLQKRMGNSKPNSLGIKRKVTKKVQH from the coding sequence ATGTCGGAAAGAAAAGCGATCAACAAGTACTACCCTCCGGACTATAACCCGATGGAAGCGGGAAAAAAGGCGAAGAAGGCGAAAGGCAAACAACGAAATAGCGTCAAGATCAGGTTGATGACTCCGTTTAGCATTCGATGTTTAAGCTGTTCTGAATATATTCCTGAGAAACGTAAATTTAATGCGGATAAAGAAACGCTACAGGAGAAATATTTGGAGAGTATAAAAATGTACAAGTTCACGTTTAGATGCCCGAGGTGCGACAGCCGGATATCGTTCAGGACTGATCCTAAGAGTAACGACTATGTGATCAATGAAGGGGGTGAGAGAAATTATGTTAGGAGGGAAGATGAGGCTGCGAAGGCGAAGGAGGAAACCATCGATGAGACCCTTGAAAGAGTCGCAAAGGAATACGACGCTAAGGTAGGAGGTAAAGGGGGGCAGAGCATAGCGAATGGGACGAATAAAGTTGAAGAGTTGGAGTCACAACTTGATAAATTGCAAAGGCAACAAGAAAACGATGAGAAACTGGAGCAGCTCATGAAACACAACGCTGCGAAGATGAGACGGCACACCGAAATGTCGACTACGGGAAACAATCATGATCAAGATATTGATGAAGCTGTTGAAAGGGCTTTTGGTGGAGAAACCAACATCAAGGACGACGATGGAAGCGACGGCGTGGATGTTGTCAAGGATGAAAATAATTTTgctaaaaataaaagtaaAGATGTGGAAACATCGCTTGACTTGGATGAACTGGTCTCTatgaagaaaatcaaactgaaattgcaaaaaagaatggGGAACTCGAAGCCTAATTCATTGGGGattaaaagaaaagttACGAAAAAAGTACAACACTAA